A window of Streptomyces armeniacus contains these coding sequences:
- a CDS encoding phytanoyl-CoA dioxygenase family protein yields MPRTDGYLHRSPSDIPYFSADGETYLARTQLRDLRKTQPLRVLTEEDFAFWQTYGYVVVKEAIPASAARRLLDFAWDFQGLAPARPGTWYEDREFRSDLDRDLYVYGFVEAYHHQLIWDSRQTQRVYDAFADVWDCDELWVTLDRLNLNPPNVRNRSRDLIAPTDKGFDIELHWDVDTTLGILPQRVQGSIALTDTSPETGGFQCCPELFRRFDRWKAGQPDDRDPIRPAVDRSELPVVRPELKAGDLIIWNGLLAHGVAPNTSGDGVRSVQYLSMMPALESHEDLRRSRIDSWRHLTTPGWNATLLGDAVRHESLRYGTASLNELGARLLGLESWSGRQLDGPTGEPACAESV; encoded by the coding sequence ATGCCAAGGACCGATGGCTACCTCCACCGATCCCCTTCAGACATCCCGTACTTCAGCGCGGACGGCGAGACGTACCTGGCGCGTACCCAGCTGCGGGACCTCCGGAAGACACAGCCCCTCAGAGTGCTGACCGAGGAGGACTTCGCCTTCTGGCAGACCTATGGCTACGTCGTCGTCAAGGAGGCGATCCCCGCCTCGGCGGCGCGGCGCCTGCTGGACTTCGCGTGGGACTTCCAGGGCCTCGCCCCGGCCCGGCCCGGCACCTGGTACGAGGACCGCGAGTTCCGCTCCGACCTGGACCGGGACCTGTACGTCTACGGGTTCGTGGAGGCGTACCACCACCAGCTCATCTGGGACAGCCGGCAGACGCAGCGGGTCTACGACGCGTTCGCCGACGTGTGGGACTGCGACGAGCTGTGGGTCACGCTGGACCGGCTCAACCTCAACCCGCCCAACGTGCGGAACCGCTCACGCGACCTGATCGCGCCCACGGACAAGGGGTTCGACATCGAACTCCACTGGGACGTCGACACCACCCTCGGCATCCTGCCGCAGCGCGTACAGGGCAGCATCGCCCTCACCGACACCAGCCCGGAGACCGGCGGCTTCCAGTGCTGCCCCGAACTGTTCCGGCGGTTCGACCGGTGGAAGGCCGGGCAGCCGGACGACCGGGACCCGATACGCCCGGCCGTCGACCGGTCGGAGCTCCCCGTCGTACGGCCGGAGCTGAAGGCCGGCGACCTGATCATCTGGAACGGCCTGCTGGCACACGGCGTCGCGCCCAACACCTCGGGGGACGGGGTCCGTTCGGTCCAGTACCTCTCGATGATGCCCGCGCTGGAGTCCCACGAGGACCTGCGGCGGTCCCGTATCGACTCGTGGCGCCACCTCACGACCCCCGGCTGGAACGCGACGCTGCTCGGTGACGCCGTGCGGCACGAGTCCCTGAGGTACGGCACCGCCTCGCTGAACGAGCTGGGGGCCAGACTGCTCGGCCTCGAGTCCTGGAGCGGGCGGCAACTCGACGGGCCGACGGGGGAACCGGCATGCGCCGAATCTGTCTGA
- a CDS encoding glycoside hydrolase family 3 protein, producing MSSSKQGKELRRLALSVLQPGFVGTEAPEWVLRDIGEGLASVVLFSRNIASPEQVARLTGQLRAENPELIIAIDEEAGDVTRIESATGSSRPGNCALGAVDDAELTEAVAADLGRELHAAGISLNYAPSVDVNSNPDNPVIGVRSFGADPKVVSRQAAAWIRGLQSAGVAACAKHFPGHGDVAVDSHHGLPSYDADLDEIAAQALPPFRAAMDAGARAVMSGHLLVPAYDPDLPATLSSRILDDLLRRELDFDGLTVTDAIEMGAVADRYGIDGAAVRAVAAGADAVCVGGESAEEATAQLLAGALADAVTAGELTEARLVQAAERVRAFAAWSAELSRTAAVGRTGGDIGYIAARRAIRLTGAVHDALPLAAPPHVVELVPTTNLAIGKETPWGVASRLPERLPGATSVRLHQDQLRTPAAALQESALAPASGRPLVVVVRDAARHAWMGRALADLVTARPDAIVVEMGLPGAGATAQGAVQIFTHGATAASGRAATEVLAGPAR from the coding sequence ATGTCCTCCAGCAAGCAAGGCAAGGAGCTGCGCCGACTCGCGCTCTCCGTCCTCCAGCCCGGTTTCGTGGGCACCGAGGCGCCCGAGTGGGTCCTGCGCGACATCGGCGAGGGCCTGGCGTCCGTCGTCCTCTTCTCGCGCAACATCGCCTCACCGGAACAGGTCGCCCGGCTGACCGGGCAACTCCGCGCGGAGAACCCAGAGTTGATCATCGCGATCGACGAGGAGGCCGGGGACGTCACCCGGATCGAGTCCGCGACCGGCTCCAGCCGCCCCGGCAACTGCGCGCTCGGCGCCGTCGACGACGCCGAACTGACCGAGGCCGTCGCCGCCGACCTGGGCCGCGAGCTGCACGCCGCCGGCATCAGCCTCAACTACGCGCCGAGCGTCGACGTCAACTCCAACCCCGACAACCCCGTCATCGGCGTCCGGTCCTTCGGCGCCGATCCGAAGGTGGTGTCCCGGCAGGCCGCCGCGTGGATCCGCGGACTCCAGTCGGCCGGCGTCGCCGCCTGCGCCAAGCACTTCCCCGGCCACGGAGACGTCGCCGTCGACTCCCACCACGGCCTGCCCAGCTACGACGCGGACCTCGACGAGATCGCCGCCCAGGCGCTTCCCCCGTTCCGCGCGGCGATGGACGCGGGCGCCCGCGCCGTCATGAGCGGCCACCTCCTCGTACCGGCCTACGACCCGGACCTCCCCGCCACCCTCAGCAGCCGCATCCTCGACGACCTGCTCCGCCGCGAACTCGACTTCGACGGCCTGACGGTGACGGACGCCATCGAGATGGGCGCCGTCGCCGACCGCTACGGCATCGACGGGGCGGCCGTACGGGCCGTCGCCGCCGGCGCCGACGCCGTCTGCGTCGGCGGGGAGAGCGCGGAGGAGGCCACCGCCCAGCTCCTCGCCGGGGCGCTCGCCGACGCGGTGACCGCCGGGGAGCTCACCGAGGCGCGGCTCGTACAGGCGGCGGAGCGCGTACGGGCGTTCGCCGCCTGGTCGGCGGAGCTGAGCCGTACGGCCGCCGTCGGCCGTACGGGCGGCGACATCGGCTACATCGCCGCCCGCCGCGCCATCCGCCTGACCGGCGCCGTCCACGACGCCCTCCCGCTGGCCGCGCCGCCGCACGTGGTGGAGCTGGTGCCGACCACCAACCTGGCCATCGGCAAGGAGACCCCGTGGGGCGTCGCCTCGCGCCTGCCCGAACGGCTGCCGGGGGCCACGTCCGTACGGCTGCACCAGGACCAGCTGCGTACGCCCGCCGCCGCGCTCCAGGAAAGCGCCCTGGCGCCCGCTTCGGGACGCCCGCTGGTGGTCGTCGTACGGGACGCCGCGCGCCACGCGTGGATGGGCCGCGCCCTTGCGGACCTGGTCACGGCGCGGCCCGACGCCATCGTCGTGGAGATGGGCCTGCCCGGCGCCGGCGCCACGGCCCAGGGAGCGGTCCAGATCTTCACCCACGGCGCCACGGCCGCCTCGGGCCGCGCCGCGACGGAGGTCCTGGCGGGACCGGCCCGGTAG
- a CDS encoding Imm21 family immunity protein, translated as MNASPYTEVDAYGTSGAGPVWVESLGGPLIVVPVSALTAWHGATETGLVGGDATAPDDYDRACAVGGLAGVIPVGQGGAQALVLADEPATTCYLPEHRAFLRWFAARSAAGLRAAAEAALADPATSWEECGTWVSDGTGVLMDSVEAGAGLDSEAPGGGMPEQAPVPLPAGRWRVRATHTGPGGENQAGLVQLLPAEG; from the coding sequence ATGAATGCCTCTCCGTACACCGAGGTTGACGCGTACGGCACGTCCGGTGCCGGGCCTGTCTGGGTGGAATCGCTCGGCGGCCCTCTGATCGTCGTCCCCGTCTCCGCGCTGACCGCCTGGCACGGAGCCACGGAGACCGGGCTCGTCGGAGGAGACGCGACCGCGCCGGACGACTACGACCGGGCCTGCGCGGTCGGCGGCCTGGCCGGCGTGATCCCCGTCGGGCAGGGCGGCGCGCAGGCGCTGGTGCTGGCGGACGAGCCGGCCACCACCTGCTATCTGCCGGAACACCGGGCGTTCCTGCGCTGGTTCGCCGCCCGGTCGGCGGCCGGGCTGCGGGCCGCGGCCGAGGCCGCCCTCGCGGACCCCGCCACCTCCTGGGAGGAGTGCGGCACCTGGGTGTCGGACGGTACGGGCGTGCTCATGGACTCCGTGGAGGCCGGCGCCGGACTGGACTCCGAGGCGCCCGGCGGCGGGATGCCCGAGCAGGCACCGGTCCCGCTGCCCGCCGGCCGCTGGCGGGTGCGCGCCACCCACACCGGGCCGGGCGGGGAGAACCAGGCCGGCCTGGTCCAGCTCCTCCCCGCGGAGGGCTGA
- a CDS encoding ATP-binding cassette domain-containing protein, which produces MTSSAISASGLRKAFRDRTVLDGIDVEVRAGTVFSLLGPNGAGKTTMVNVLTTLMKADGGTVRVAGHDIETETKEVRALIGVTGQFAAVDELLTGHENLRLMADLHGLGSGESRRVRTELLERFDLADAARNQAATYSGGMRRKLDLAMTLVGGPRIIFLDEPTTGLDPRSRRTMWEIIRELVADGVTVFLTTQYLEEADQLADRIAVLDRGRLVAQGTPDDLKRQVPGTHVRLRFATAAELDAAARVFTGSTRDDEALALRVSGDGGTKSLRALLDRLDEYGISAEEFSVHTPDLDDVFLALTGHSTEAAE; this is translated from the coding sequence ATGACGAGTTCAGCGATTTCAGCCTCGGGGCTGCGGAAAGCGTTCAGGGACAGGACCGTGCTCGACGGCATCGACGTGGAGGTGCGCGCGGGCACGGTCTTCTCCCTGCTTGGCCCGAACGGCGCGGGCAAGACGACGATGGTCAACGTGCTGACCACACTGATGAAGGCGGACGGTGGCACCGTACGCGTCGCCGGGCACGACATCGAGACCGAGACCAAGGAGGTGCGCGCGCTGATCGGGGTCACCGGCCAGTTCGCGGCGGTGGACGAGTTGCTGACGGGGCACGAGAACCTGCGGCTGATGGCGGATCTGCACGGCCTGGGCTCCGGGGAGAGCAGACGGGTCCGTACGGAACTGCTGGAGCGGTTCGACCTGGCCGACGCGGCGCGGAACCAGGCCGCCACCTATTCCGGCGGCATGCGCCGGAAGCTGGATCTGGCGATGACGCTGGTCGGCGGGCCGCGGATCATCTTCCTGGACGAGCCGACGACGGGCCTGGACCCGCGCAGCCGCCGCACGATGTGGGAGATCATCCGCGAGCTGGTGGCCGACGGCGTGACCGTCTTCCTCACCACCCAGTACCTCGAGGAGGCCGACCAGCTCGCCGACCGTATCGCCGTACTCGACCGGGGCCGCCTGGTCGCCCAGGGCACCCCCGACGACCTCAAGCGCCAGGTGCCCGGCACCCACGTACGGCTCCGGTTCGCAACCGCCGCCGAACTCGACGCCGCCGCACGGGTCTTCACCGGCTCCACGCGCGACGACGAGGCGCTGGCCCTGCGGGTCTCCGGCGACGGCGGTACGAAGTCGCTGCGTGCCCTGCTGGACAGGCTCGACGAGTACGGCATCAGCGCCGAGGAGTTCTCCGTCCACACACCGGACCTCGACGACGTTTTCCTCGCCCTGACGGGCCACTCAACGGAGGCGGCGGAATGA
- a CDS encoding ABC transporter permease, which yields MSTKSPSIVMLRRNFTHLARNPTSVFNAVLMPIIMMLMFVYMMGDAFSVGVDYIDYGTPGLILLAVCYGLGATATAVNSDMTKGIINRFKVMDVSRGAVLTGHVIASLLTNLIAIAALVGVAFLLGFSPSAGLLDWLGVAGIVVLLGFAAGWLTVALGLAAKSPETAGMASVPLVMLPFFSSAIVPAEKMGPGLRQFAEYQPFTPVIETMRGLLAGEPSGGDAVTAVAWCAGIALVGYLWARSTFTRRA from the coding sequence ATGAGCACCAAGTCCCCCTCGATCGTGATGCTGCGCCGCAACTTCACGCACCTCGCCCGCAATCCGACCTCGGTGTTCAACGCGGTCCTGATGCCGATCATCATGATGCTGATGTTCGTCTACATGATGGGCGACGCCTTCAGCGTCGGCGTCGACTACATCGACTACGGCACGCCGGGACTGATCCTGCTGGCCGTCTGCTACGGGCTGGGTGCCACCGCGACCGCGGTGAACTCCGACATGACGAAGGGCATCATCAACCGGTTCAAGGTCATGGACGTCTCCCGCGGAGCCGTCCTGACCGGTCACGTCATCGCCAGTCTGCTCACCAACCTGATCGCCATCGCGGCCCTCGTCGGGGTGGCGTTCCTGCTGGGGTTCAGCCCGTCGGCGGGGCTCCTCGACTGGCTCGGCGTGGCCGGCATCGTCGTGCTGCTCGGCTTCGCGGCGGGCTGGCTCACCGTCGCCCTGGGGCTGGCGGCGAAGTCCCCGGAGACGGCGGGCATGGCCTCCGTACCGCTGGTCATGCTGCCGTTCTTCAGCAGCGCGATCGTGCCCGCCGAGAAGATGGGGCCGGGCCTGCGGCAGTTCGCGGAGTACCAGCCCTTCACGCCCGTCATCGAGACCATGCGCGGGCTGCTCGCCGGCGAACCGTCCGGCGGCGACGCGGTGACCGCCGTCGCCTGGTGCGCCGGGATCGCGCTCGTCGGCTATCTGTGGGCGCGCTCCACGTTCACCAGGCGAGCGTGA
- a CDS encoding BTAD domain-containing putative transcriptional regulator: MQIGVLGSFEVRTDDGVPADVPGARLRGLLTALALEPGRAVPKAALVDWIWGERPPADAANALQRLVSRLRKALPEGAVESRTDGYRLVVEPGAVDAVRFERLVGQARENREDGERQRVRLLREALALWRGAAMQDVGLQDSAAFDAAVTRLEGLRLTALEDRFDAEVRLGHGAELITELTDLVAAHPVRERPAAALMRALVAAGRDSDALLVYQRTREALADALGAGPSPELSALHVALLRGELGRREENRRTNVRAELTSFVGRDSDIADVAGLTAAHRLTTLTGPGGSGKTRLATETARSLLGEPPDGVWLVELAAVGAGGDVAQAALDGLGLRDALLGEAPSAEPADRLVAALREREMLLILDNCEHVIGPAAALAHRLLGECRRLRILATSREPLGITGEALWPVVPLALPDGDAGPDETASAPAVRLLRDRAGAVRKDLAADAAGTADTADAADAADAATLATMARICRALDGMPLAIELAAARLRTMSLDQLAHRLDDRFRLLTGGSRTALPRHRTLRAMVDWSWELLTGAERAVLRRLSVFSGGAGLEAAERVCAAAGAHEEVDAVPREDAVPREDAVPREDVFELLTALTEKSLLVAGGESAPRYRMLGTIKEYAAQRLAEAGESDLARRAHLAYFTELAETADTHLRRAGQLEWLATLEAEHDNIGAAMRGALAAREAPEAMRLAAGAGWYWWLGGRKAEGIELIMAATRTPGEVPDDIRAMVYGMVVLFETSGLGDEHNAEEWIHQAYRLSHAGYGRYPMLALIGAMERMLAGPDALVSAFEPLLDDADPWVRALARFQLGKMRIVRGDAGPEADAHLELALAEFRSLGERYGISLALTELANRIAMRGEFARACEHLEEAVAAVTEIGAVDDVIHLRSRQGQLYWLLGDEDSCTATMAEAERCAEQVTWPASLAALALSKAELARWRGHREEARRQLGTATALLGDEAELAPVRAMVHDLLGYLADDLDEALTHRVAAFQAASETDGAFLIAYALVGVADLALRREQYEQAARLLAASAAVLGLPHPGQPDAARIEEAARNRLGDARFAEAAREGTRTNWRQLVAVTLAW, encoded by the coding sequence GTGCAGATCGGCGTGCTGGGATCATTCGAGGTTCGCACGGACGACGGCGTCCCGGCCGACGTGCCGGGCGCCCGGCTGCGCGGGCTGCTGACCGCCCTCGCCCTCGAACCGGGCCGCGCCGTCCCCAAGGCGGCGCTCGTCGACTGGATCTGGGGCGAGCGCCCGCCCGCCGACGCGGCGAACGCCCTCCAGCGCCTCGTCTCCCGGCTGCGGAAGGCGCTGCCCGAAGGGGCCGTCGAGAGCCGTACGGACGGCTACCGGCTGGTGGTGGAACCCGGCGCCGTGGACGCCGTACGGTTCGAGCGCCTCGTCGGCCAGGCGCGCGAGAACCGCGAGGACGGGGAGCGGCAGCGGGTACGGCTGCTGCGCGAGGCCCTCGCGCTGTGGCGCGGTGCGGCCATGCAGGACGTCGGGCTCCAGGACAGCGCGGCGTTCGACGCGGCGGTCACCCGGCTCGAAGGGCTGCGCCTGACCGCGCTGGAGGACCGGTTCGACGCGGAGGTCCGCCTCGGCCACGGCGCGGAGCTGATCACGGAGCTGACCGACCTGGTGGCCGCTCATCCCGTACGGGAGCGGCCGGCCGCCGCGCTCATGCGCGCCCTCGTCGCGGCCGGACGGGACAGCGACGCGCTGCTCGTGTACCAGCGCACGCGCGAGGCACTGGCCGACGCGCTGGGCGCCGGCCCCTCGCCGGAGCTGTCCGCGCTGCATGTCGCGCTGCTGCGGGGCGAGTTGGGGCGGCGGGAGGAGAACCGGCGGACCAACGTGCGGGCCGAGCTGACCAGTTTCGTCGGCAGGGACTCCGACATCGCCGACGTCGCCGGACTCACCGCGGCACACCGCCTCACCACGCTGACCGGGCCGGGCGGCTCCGGAAAGACCAGACTGGCCACGGAGACCGCGCGCAGCCTGCTCGGCGAACCGCCGGACGGCGTCTGGCTGGTGGAGCTGGCCGCCGTCGGCGCAGGCGGCGACGTGGCGCAGGCGGCGCTCGACGGGCTCGGCCTCCGGGACGCCCTCCTCGGCGAGGCGCCGAGCGCCGAGCCTGCGGACCGGCTCGTCGCCGCGCTGCGCGAGCGCGAGATGCTGCTGATCCTGGACAACTGCGAGCACGTGATCGGGCCCGCGGCGGCGCTCGCCCACCGGCTGCTCGGGGAGTGCCGGCGGCTGCGGATCCTGGCGACGAGCAGGGAACCGCTCGGCATCACCGGCGAGGCGCTGTGGCCGGTCGTGCCGCTGGCCCTGCCGGACGGGGACGCAGGCCCCGACGAGACCGCGTCCGCGCCGGCCGTACGGCTGCTGCGGGACCGGGCGGGCGCCGTACGCAAGGATCTCGCGGCCGACGCCGCGGGCACCGCCGACACCGCCGACGCCGCCGACGCCGCCGACGCCGCCACGCTGGCGACGATGGCGCGGATCTGCCGGGCGCTGGACGGGATGCCGCTGGCGATCGAACTGGCCGCGGCCCGGCTGCGCACCATGTCCCTCGACCAGCTCGCCCACCGGCTCGACGACCGGTTCCGGCTGCTGACCGGCGGCAGCCGTACGGCACTGCCGCGGCACCGCACGCTGCGCGCGATGGTCGACTGGAGCTGGGAGCTGCTCACCGGCGCCGAACGGGCGGTCCTGCGCAGGCTCTCGGTGTTCTCGGGCGGAGCGGGCCTGGAAGCGGCCGAACGGGTCTGCGCCGCCGCGGGGGCGCATGAGGAAGTGGACGCGGTGCCGCGGGAGGACGCGGTGCCGCGGGAGGACGCGGTGCCGCGGGAGGACGTGTTCGAGCTGCTCACCGCGCTGACCGAGAAGTCGCTGCTGGTCGCCGGGGGCGAAAGCGCACCGCGCTACCGGATGCTCGGCACCATCAAGGAGTACGCCGCCCAGCGGCTCGCGGAGGCGGGCGAGTCGGACCTGGCGCGCCGCGCCCACCTCGCGTACTTCACCGAGCTCGCCGAGACCGCGGACACGCACCTCCGCCGCGCCGGCCAGCTGGAGTGGCTCGCCACGCTCGAGGCCGAGCACGACAACATCGGCGCGGCGATGCGCGGTGCGCTCGCCGCCCGCGAGGCGCCCGAGGCGATGCGGCTCGCGGCGGGCGCCGGCTGGTACTGGTGGCTCGGCGGGCGCAAGGCCGAGGGCATCGAGCTGATCATGGCGGCCACGAGGACGCCCGGCGAAGTGCCCGACGACATACGGGCGATGGTGTACGGGATGGTCGTACTGTTCGAGACGTCCGGGCTGGGCGACGAGCACAACGCCGAGGAGTGGATCCACCAGGCGTACCGGCTCAGCCACGCCGGCTACGGCCGCTACCCGATGCTGGCGCTCATCGGCGCGATGGAGCGCATGCTGGCGGGCCCGGACGCGCTGGTGTCCGCGTTCGAGCCCCTGCTGGACGACGCGGACCCGTGGGTGCGCGCGCTGGCCCGCTTCCAGCTCGGCAAGATGCGGATCGTGCGCGGCGACGCCGGACCGGAGGCGGACGCCCATCTCGAGCTGGCGCTCGCCGAGTTCCGCTCACTCGGCGAGCGGTACGGGATCTCGCTGGCCCTCACCGAACTCGCCAACCGGATCGCCATGCGGGGCGAGTTCGCCCGCGCCTGCGAGCACTTGGAGGAGGCGGTCGCGGCCGTCACCGAGATCGGCGCCGTCGACGACGTCATCCATCTGCGGTCCCGGCAGGGGCAGCTGTACTGGCTGCTGGGCGACGAGGACTCCTGCACGGCCACCATGGCCGAGGCCGAACGGTGCGCGGAACAGGTCACCTGGCCGGCCTCGCTCGCCGCGCTCGCCCTCTCGAAGGCGGAGCTGGCCCGCTGGCGCGGCCACCGCGAGGAGGCCCGCCGGCAGCTCGGCACCGCGACGGCGCTGCTGGGCGACGAGGCGGAACTGGCGCCCGTACGCGCGATGGTCCACGACCTGCTCGGCTATCTCGCCGACGATCTCGACGAGGCACTTACGCACCGCGTCGCGGCCTTCCAGGCGGCGTCCGAGACGGACGGCGCCTTCCTGATCGCGTACGCCCTCGTCGGGGTCGCGGACCTGGCGCTCCGCCGCGAGCAGTACGAGCAGGCCGCGCGGCTGCTCGCGGCGAGCGCCGCCGTGCTCGGGCTGCCGCACCCCGGCCAGCCGGACGCGGCCCGGATCGAGGAGGCGGCGCGGAACCGCCTCGGCGACGCGCGGTTCGCCGAGGCGGCTCGGGAGGGTACGCGCACGAACTGGCGGCAGCTGGTCGCGGTCACGCTCGCCTGGTGA
- a CDS encoding low temperature requirement protein A — MSHSDPSDRSGKLAHRLVPMTGRDPEEHGRASSPLELLFDLTFVVAVGTAASHFAEMLAAGHHGQAVTAYVLAMFAISVAWISFSWFASAFSTDDWLYRVLTMVQMIGVVVFALGLPAMFHSVEEGEHLELRVMVLGYIVMRVAMVLQWWRASRQSPTHSAVGKANIRWTVLAQVGWTVVAFTHLPLAAVFVCFAVLGVLELALPVLTQGSAGGTPWHPHHVAERYGLFAIIVLGEGVIGTVASSSDLLGGADGTHWTGNAVAVVVAGVGLTFGMWWVYFMTPFGDVLVHRRGRGYLFGYGHIPLFMGIAGAGAGLHVAGLHLEHHAKLGETAVTLSLALPVGLYLLMVYLLHTLLLSSADPFHLLLISATLAVLLAAVLLSAAGAPIAVCLLVVMLAPYVTVLGYETVGHRHQQAMLDALGGQRQH; from the coding sequence ATGAGCCACTCCGACCCCTCCGACCGCTCCGGCAAGCTCGCCCACCGGCTGGTGCCCATGACCGGCCGCGACCCGGAGGAACACGGACGGGCCTCGTCGCCACTGGAGCTCCTGTTCGACCTCACCTTCGTGGTCGCCGTCGGCACCGCCGCGTCCCACTTCGCCGAGATGCTCGCCGCGGGGCACCACGGGCAGGCGGTCACCGCGTACGTGCTCGCGATGTTCGCGATCAGCGTCGCGTGGATCAGCTTCAGCTGGTTCGCCTCCGCGTTCAGCACGGACGACTGGCTCTACCGCGTGCTGACGATGGTCCAGATGATCGGCGTCGTCGTGTTCGCGCTCGGCCTGCCGGCGATGTTCCACTCCGTCGAGGAGGGCGAGCACCTCGAACTCCGGGTGATGGTGCTCGGCTACATCGTGATGCGCGTCGCGATGGTGCTGCAGTGGTGGCGCGCTTCCCGGCAGTCCCCCACCCACAGCGCCGTGGGGAAGGCGAACATCCGCTGGACCGTGCTCGCCCAAGTCGGCTGGACCGTGGTGGCGTTCACGCATCTGCCGCTCGCCGCCGTGTTCGTCTGCTTCGCGGTCCTCGGCGTACTGGAGCTGGCGCTGCCGGTCCTCACCCAGGGCAGCGCGGGCGGCACCCCGTGGCACCCCCACCATGTCGCGGAGCGGTACGGCCTGTTCGCGATCATCGTTCTCGGCGAGGGCGTCATCGGCACCGTCGCCTCGTCGTCCGACCTCCTCGGCGGCGCGGACGGCACGCACTGGACCGGGAACGCGGTCGCCGTCGTCGTCGCCGGCGTCGGACTGACCTTCGGCATGTGGTGGGTGTACTTCATGACCCCGTTCGGCGACGTCCTCGTACACCGCCGCGGCCGCGGCTACCTCTTCGGCTACGGCCACATCCCCCTGTTCATGGGCATCGCCGGCGCCGGCGCCGGGCTGCACGTGGCCGGCCTCCACCTGGAGCACCACGCGAAGCTCGGCGAGACGGCCGTGACCCTCTCGCTGGCCCTCCCGGTCGGCCTCTACCTGCTGATGGTCTACCTGCTGCACACCCTGCTGCTGTCCTCGGCCGACCCCTTCCACCTGCTGCTGATCTCCGCCACGCTCGCCGTGCTCCTCGCGGCGGTCCTGCTGTCGGCGGCCGGTGCCCCGATCGCGGTGTGCCTGCTCGTGGTGATGCTCGCCCCGTACGTCACCGTGCTCGGCTACGAGACGGTCGGCCACCGCCACCAGCAGGCGATGCTGGACGCGCTCGGCGGGCAGCGGCAGCACTGA
- a CDS encoding 5-dehydro-4-deoxyglucarate dehydratase, producing the protein MVRPQQPPANPLSGLLGFPVTPFRRDDGELDLPRFEQHLAEMVKAGPSALFVACGTGEFASLTVAEHSTLVRAAVTHLAGQVPVYAGAGGGTRLAVEYVRSAERAGADGVLILPPYLQAGPPAGLVAHYRQIAAATGLPLVPYQRSTAVFTPEAVAELAGLEQVVAFKDGYGDVELLQRIHTATGGELALLNGMPTAEVFAAAYAAVGARAYSSATLAFAPAIARAFHDAFLRGDDAAQQTLLREFYVPLTRLRHTTNGYAVALVKAGLAVQGRSAGPVRPPLAEVTPEHRTELAALIDRGHAALDGIGG; encoded by the coding sequence ATGGTGCGCCCCCAGCAACCCCCGGCCAACCCCCTGAGCGGGCTGCTCGGCTTCCCCGTCACCCCGTTCCGGCGCGACGACGGCGAGCTGGACCTCCCGCGTTTCGAGCAGCATCTCGCCGAGATGGTCAAGGCCGGGCCGAGCGCGCTGTTCGTCGCGTGCGGCACCGGCGAGTTCGCGTCGCTGACCGTGGCCGAGCACAGCACGCTCGTACGCGCCGCGGTCACACATCTGGCCGGCCAGGTGCCCGTCTACGCGGGTGCCGGCGGCGGTACGCGGCTCGCCGTCGAGTACGTGCGCTCCGCCGAGCGCGCCGGGGCCGACGGCGTGCTGATCCTCCCGCCGTACCTCCAGGCCGGCCCGCCCGCCGGGCTCGTCGCGCACTACCGGCAGATCGCCGCGGCGACCGGGCTGCCCCTGGTCCCGTACCAGCGCTCGACCGCCGTGTTCACCCCCGAGGCGGTGGCGGAGCTGGCCGGCCTCGAGCAGGTGGTGGCGTTCAAGGACGGGTACGGCGACGTGGAGCTGCTGCAGCGCATCCACACCGCCACCGGTGGCGAGCTGGCGCTCCTCAACGGCATGCCCACCGCGGAGGTCTTCGCCGCCGCCTACGCCGCCGTCGGCGCCCGCGCGTACTCCTCGGCGACCCTCGCCTTCGCCCCGGCGATCGCCCGCGCCTTCCACGACGCGTTCCTGCGCGGCGACGACGCCGCGCAGCAGACCCTGCTGCGCGAGTTCTACGTGCCGCTGACCCGGCTGCGCCACACCACGAACGGCTACGCGGTCGCCCTGGTCAAGGCGGGCCTGGCGGTCCAGGGCCGGTCGGCGGGACCCGTACGGCCGCCGCTGGCGGAGGTGACGCCGGAGCACCGTACAGAGCTCGCCGCCCTCATCGACCGCGGCCACGCCGCCCTGGACGGCATCGGTGGCTGA